In Risungbinella massiliensis, a single window of DNA contains:
- the accD gene encoding acetyl-CoA carboxylase, carboxyltransferase subunit beta, whose protein sequence is MLKELFRKQKKYATIPSEKLRNEIPEGIVTKCPKCNSVIITKELEANQKVCKTCQHHFSMSAPERIALLLDEGSFQEIDENLESVDPLNFPDYPKKVRQDMEKTGLKEAIQTGEGTIEGYPLVIGVMDSRFRMGSMGSVVGEKIARAALYAAEKKIPFLLFSASGGARMQEGVLSLMQMAKTSAALEKMDREGVLFISVLTNPTTGGVSASFASLGDINISEPGALIGFAGRRVIEQTVRQKLPDDFQTAEFLLKHGQLDFVTHRHEMRDRIVQILDMHAPREAAR, encoded by the coding sequence GTGCTAAAAGAGCTGTTTCGCAAACAAAAAAAATATGCGACCATTCCTTCAGAAAAGTTACGAAATGAGATTCCAGAAGGAATTGTGACCAAATGTCCAAAGTGTAATTCGGTTATTATTACAAAAGAGTTAGAGGCCAACCAAAAAGTTTGTAAAACTTGTCAGCACCATTTTTCCATGTCTGCTCCTGAGCGGATCGCCTTACTTTTGGATGAAGGAAGTTTCCAAGAGATTGATGAAAACTTAGAATCGGTTGACCCGCTAAATTTCCCAGACTATCCCAAAAAAGTACGTCAAGATATGGAGAAGACTGGGTTGAAAGAAGCGATCCAGACAGGTGAAGGAACTATTGAAGGCTATCCACTTGTTATTGGGGTTATGGATTCTCGATTCCGGATGGGAAGCATGGGTTCTGTAGTGGGAGAAAAAATTGCTCGTGCTGCTCTGTATGCTGCTGAGAAAAAAATACCATTCTTGCTATTTTCGGCTTCTGGTGGTGCTCGGATGCAAGAAGGGGTTCTCTCTCTGATGCAAATGGCGAAAACCAGTGCAGCCTTGGAGAAGATGGATCGAGAAGGAGTACTGTTTATTTCCGTACTTACCAACCCAACAACTGGTGGAGTTTCAGCTAGTTTTGCGTCCCTTGGGGATATTAATATTTCGGAACCAGGTGCATTGATTGGATTTGCGGGTCGCAGGGTAATTGAACAAACCGTGCGTCAAAAACTCCCAGATGATTTCCAAACAGCAGAATTCCTCTTGAAACATGGGCAGCTAGATTTTGTTACGCATCGTCATGAGATGCGAGATCGAATCGTTCAGATTTTGGATATGCATGCACCAAGGGAGGCAGCAAGATGA
- a CDS encoding citrate synthase, translated as MVAKGLEGVVALSSEISSIVDGVLTYRGYNIDDLADNASFEEVSFLLWNGRLPSQTELTKLESDLTENASVPQEVLQLVKAAPADAHSMAVLRSAVSSLSMFDSKAEVSDTWANYQKAIQLTAKIPTIIAAMHRYRQGEEAIAPKKGLGFVANFLYMLNGEEPSEVAIKALDKVLVLHADHELNASTFASRVTAATLADMYSSVTAAIAALKGPLHGGANEGVMNTLYEIESLDRVETYLQTKLDNKDKIMGFGHRVYKDGDPRAKHLREMSRQLGEQKGDTKWYEMSVRLEKLMMEKKNLKPNVDFYSATVYSYLDIPSYLFTPLFAMSRVTGWTAHILEQFNDNRLIRPRAEYTGPVNQKYVSIDKR; from the coding sequence ATGGTTGCAAAAGGATTAGAAGGCGTTGTGGCACTTTCTTCGGAGATTAGTTCTATTGTGGACGGTGTGCTCACATATCGCGGTTATAACATTGACGATTTAGCAGATAATGCTTCTTTTGAAGAGGTCTCATTTCTATTGTGGAATGGTCGTCTCCCTTCTCAAACAGAGTTAACGAAATTAGAGAGTGACTTAACTGAGAACGCATCAGTACCACAAGAAGTACTCCAATTGGTAAAAGCCGCACCGGCAGATGCCCACAGTATGGCGGTATTACGTTCTGCAGTTTCCTCTTTAAGTATGTTTGACTCCAAAGCAGAAGTGAGTGACACATGGGCCAATTATCAGAAAGCAATCCAATTAACAGCAAAAATCCCGACTATTATAGCAGCAATGCATCGTTATCGTCAAGGAGAAGAAGCGATTGCTCCTAAAAAAGGTTTGGGCTTTGTTGCCAACTTCTTATACATGTTAAATGGAGAAGAGCCTAGTGAAGTAGCCATCAAAGCGTTGGACAAAGTACTGGTTCTTCATGCGGACCATGAACTAAATGCTTCTACTTTTGCATCCCGTGTAACTGCTGCTACGTTAGCAGATATGTATTCCTCTGTAACCGCAGCCATTGCGGCATTAAAAGGACCACTTCATGGTGGGGCAAACGAAGGCGTTATGAACACTTTATATGAAATTGAAAGTCTAGACCGTGTTGAAACATATCTTCAAACCAAACTGGATAACAAAGATAAAATTATGGGTTTTGGGCATCGTGTCTATAAAGATGGAGACCCACGTGCCAAACATCTTCGAGAAATGTCTCGTCAATTAGGTGAGCAAAAAGGCGATACCAAATGGTATGAGATGTCTGTCAGATTAGAAAAACTCATGATGGAGAAAAAGAACTTAAAACCAAATGTCGACTTTTACTCTGCTACTGTCTATTCTTACCTAGATATTCCAAGTTATTTATTTACTCCATTATTTGCGATGAGCCGTGTGACTGGTTGGACAGCACATATCTTAGAACAATTTAACGATAATCGCCTAATTCGTCCACGTGCTGAATATACTGGTCCAGTCAATCAAAAATATGTATCCATCGACAAACGATAG
- a CDS encoding acetyl-CoA carboxylase carboxyltransferase subunit alpha has translation MSKQLPFEKPLVELRLKIEELKRFTQEKDIDLSHEIATLEKKASKLEKEIYGNLTTWQKVQIARHSIRPTTLHYIRSIFTDFLEMHGDRLYGDDPAIMGGIAKLNGIPVTVIGHERGKDTKDKIARNFGLPLPEGFRKALRLMKQAEKFRRPVICFVDTQGAQPGIEGEERGQSEAIARNLREMAGLTVPVICIVTGEGGSGGALGISVGNRLLMLEHAYYSVISPEGAAAILWRDAAKAQEAAEAMKITADDLQRLGIVDEVIPEPKGGAHQDPTLQSQWVGEAILRHLEELTLLSPDALVADRHAKFAKIGQFTQQEVLEEKPV, from the coding sequence ATGAGCAAGCAACTACCTTTTGAGAAGCCACTAGTTGAGTTAAGGCTAAAGATCGAGGAATTAAAGCGATTCACTCAAGAAAAAGATATTGATTTAAGCCACGAGATTGCGACTCTGGAAAAAAAAGCTTCTAAACTGGAAAAAGAGATCTATGGTAATCTAACCACTTGGCAAAAAGTTCAAATCGCACGTCACTCTATTCGTCCGACTACTTTGCATTATATTCGTTCGATCTTCACCGACTTTCTCGAAATGCATGGCGATCGTTTGTATGGTGATGACCCTGCGATCATGGGTGGAATTGCGAAATTAAACGGAATACCAGTGACTGTGATCGGTCATGAACGTGGCAAAGATACCAAGGATAAAATTGCTCGTAATTTTGGGCTTCCTCTACCAGAAGGATTTCGAAAAGCACTTCGGTTAATGAAACAGGCAGAGAAATTCCGTCGGCCTGTCATTTGTTTTGTAGACACACAGGGGGCTCAACCAGGTATTGAAGGCGAAGAACGTGGTCAAAGTGAGGCTATCGCTCGTAATTTGCGGGAAATGGCAGGACTTACTGTACCTGTTATCTGTATCGTGACAGGAGAAGGTGGAAGTGGTGGTGCACTTGGAATCAGTGTCGGAAACCGACTTCTCATGTTAGAACATGCATACTACTCCGTTATTTCGCCTGAAGGTGCCGCTGCAATTCTGTGGAGAGATGCAGCAAAAGCACAAGAAGCGGCAGAAGCGATGAAGATTACGGCAGATGACTTACAGCGATTAGGAATTGTCGATGAAGTAATCCCGGAACCAAAAGGAGGAGCTCATCAAGATCCTACTTTGCAGTCTCAGTGGGTCGGGGAAGCCATTTTGCGTCATTTAGAAGAGCTAACGCTCCTTTCTCCAGACGCACTGGTGGCAGATCGACATGCAAAATTTGCAAAGATTGGTCAGTTTACCCAGCAAGAAGTACTGGAAGAGAAGCCAGTATAA
- the pfkA gene encoding 6-phosphofructokinase, producing the protein MKRIAVLTSGGDAPGMNAAVRAVVRSGIYRGLEVYGVYRGYSGLIQGDFVEMTAGSVGDIIQKGGTKLYSARCPEFKDPEVRKKAAEQLRAKGIEALVTIGGDGTFTGAMKLSDELGFPVIGIPGTIDNDIPGTDFTIGFDTAINTVIDCIDKIRDTATSHERTYIVEVMGRDAGDIALWAGLAGGAESILIPEESYQISNIIERLNHGAARGKKHSIILVAEGVGSAVDVAKQIEERTDYETRVTVLGHVQRGGSPTAFDRVLASRMGAKAVELLLEGKTNQMVAVRNNEIIGIDFVEAFNGKHQPNLSLYHLAGELSI; encoded by the coding sequence ATGAAACGGATTGCAGTATTAACTAGTGGTGGAGATGCACCAGGAATGAACGCAGCGGTACGTGCAGTTGTCCGATCAGGTATATATCGAGGATTAGAAGTATATGGTGTGTATCGTGGTTATTCTGGACTAATTCAAGGGGATTTTGTCGAGATGACAGCAGGTTCGGTAGGAGATATTATTCAAAAAGGTGGTACCAAACTGTACAGTGCACGTTGCCCTGAATTTAAGGATCCAGAAGTGCGGAAGAAAGCTGCAGAGCAGTTAAGAGCAAAAGGCATTGAGGCACTTGTTACCATTGGGGGAGATGGAACCTTTACGGGAGCGATGAAATTATCTGATGAATTAGGTTTTCCTGTAATTGGGATCCCAGGAACGATTGATAATGATATCCCTGGTACTGATTTCACAATTGGATTTGATACCGCGATCAATACCGTGATAGACTGTATTGATAAAATTAGAGATACTGCCACATCACACGAACGTACATACATAGTTGAAGTAATGGGACGAGATGCAGGAGATATTGCACTTTGGGCAGGCTTAGCTGGAGGTGCAGAATCGATTCTGATTCCAGAAGAATCATATCAAATTAGTAATATCATAGAACGTTTAAATCACGGTGCTGCTCGTGGGAAAAAACATAGTATTATTTTAGTGGCAGAAGGCGTTGGTAGCGCAGTAGACGTTGCCAAACAAATTGAGGAACGAACCGATTATGAAACACGAGTTACTGTTTTAGGACATGTACAACGTGGGGGTTCTCCTACTGCGTTTGATCGAGTATTAGCCAGTCGTATGGGAGCAAAAGCAGTAGAACTTTTACTAGAGGGGAAAACGAATCAGATGGTTGCCGTGCGTAACAATGAAATAATCGGGATCGATTTTGTAGAAGCTTTCAACGGCAAACATCAACCAAATCTCTCCTTGTATCATTTGGCAGGAGAGTTATCGATTTAG
- the ytvI gene encoding sporulation integral membrane protein YtvI translates to MTRTYWVGVTIRSIIVLAAVIVLYFGLSFSIPLLYPFLIGWLIAILIEPIISWMERKTRMPRWLAITILLVLLLSLLFTFLVALVSEIIVELANLAEQLPSFLNDTGDTLVQDFIIDNHDLKKTIDTVQAYLAKYPQQQQGIQDSIQQNIQLLTERITTWITDIFSTIGDFLSNLPYLLTVAVFITLGTFFISLDWPRLKKDTITFLPDRISVTVRTVAKDLRKALFGFIRAQLTLVSITGSIMLVGLLILQVEYAFTIALLTLFVDLLPYFGVGSVMVPWIIYSLILGNYKLAIGLGVIYLIILVVRQVIEPKLVASNVGLDPLLTLVALFVGLRLIGVLGLILGPVVTVIVVVLHRANVFRDIWRYIVGKRVRIEDVY, encoded by the coding sequence TTGACACGCACGTATTGGGTTGGAGTGACGATTCGCTCTATCATTGTACTCGCTGCGGTCATAGTGTTATATTTTGGTCTCTCCTTTTCCATTCCATTACTTTACCCATTTCTCATCGGTTGGTTAATCGCAATACTAATCGAACCGATCATTAGTTGGATGGAACGGAAAACACGGATGCCAAGATGGTTGGCTATTACGATACTGCTCGTCTTACTTTTAAGTCTGTTGTTCACCTTTTTAGTCGCACTTGTCTCCGAAATTATCGTGGAATTAGCGAACTTAGCAGAACAGCTTCCTAGTTTCTTAAATGACACAGGAGACACGTTGGTACAGGATTTCATCATAGATAATCATGATCTAAAAAAGACCATTGACACCGTTCAGGCTTATTTAGCAAAGTATCCTCAACAACAACAAGGAATTCAAGATAGCATTCAACAAAATATTCAGCTGTTGACAGAACGAATCACGACTTGGATTACCGATATCTTTAGCACCATTGGAGATTTTTTGAGTAATTTACCTTACTTACTTACTGTTGCAGTCTTCATTACACTAGGTACTTTTTTTATTAGTTTGGACTGGCCACGTTTAAAAAAAGACACCATCACTTTTTTGCCAGATCGTATCAGTGTTACTGTCCGAACGGTAGCGAAAGACCTACGCAAAGCATTATTTGGCTTTATCCGTGCTCAGTTGACTTTGGTCAGCATTACCGGTTCCATCATGTTAGTTGGACTTCTCATCTTACAAGTGGAATATGCGTTTACGATCGCCCTCCTTACTCTATTCGTTGATTTACTCCCTTATTTTGGAGTAGGAAGCGTTATGGTCCCCTGGATCATCTATTCCCTCATTTTAGGTAACTATAAACTTGCAATTGGTTTAGGAGTAATCTATTTAATCATTTTAGTAGTACGCCAAGTAATCGAACCAAAATTAGTTGCAAGTAATGTGGGTCTTGATCCACTACTCACTTTGGTGGCACTCTTTGTGGGACTTAGATTGATAGGAGTATTAGGTCTGATCTTAGGTCCAGTCGTCACAGTGATCGTTGTGGTTCTCCATCGAGCTAACGTCTTTCGAGATATTTGGCGTTACATAGTAGGAAAGCGCGTACGAATTGAAGATGTCTATTAA
- a CDS encoding FxsA family protein: MTRLIFILLLTIPLIELFGLITVGSWIGALPTISLCILTALIGTYLAKREGLRAYRSVMEQFRSGQVPGYTVVEGLAILLSGLFLMFPGFFSDIIGLLLLLPWSRRLLVDCLIQYGTKKMTETMTNATTSKRIYIQNHAE; the protein is encoded by the coding sequence ATGACTCGACTTATCTTTATTCTCCTGCTAACGATACCGTTAATAGAGTTGTTTGGTCTAATTACAGTAGGAAGTTGGATTGGAGCGCTGCCGACAATCAGCCTTTGTATTTTGACGGCTTTAATTGGGACCTATCTCGCGAAACGGGAAGGATTACGTGCTTACCGTTCTGTCATGGAGCAATTTCGTTCAGGTCAAGTGCCTGGTTATACGGTAGTAGAAGGACTCGCGATTTTATTAAGTGGACTCTTTCTGATGTTCCCTGGATTTTTTAGTGACATAATCGGTTTACTCCTCTTGCTTCCATGGTCGAGACGTTTGTTGGTAGATTGCCTCATCCAATATGGTACGAAAAAGATGACAGAGACGATGACCAATGCGACCACTTCCAAGCGAATCTATATTCAAAATCATGCTGAGTAA
- the pyk gene encoding pyruvate kinase codes for MRKTKIVCTIGPASEEISTLRELIQNGMNVARLNFSHGSHEEHGQRIHNIRQAAKEEGKVVSIVLDTKGPEIRTRDLKVDQVELQTGQKFVLTTQDILGDQERVAVTYQQLPQDVHEGATILIDDGLIGLRVKAVNDTDIICTVVNGGVLKNKKGVNIPGVKVNLPGITDKDKSDILFGMEQNVDFIAASFIRKKEDVLEIRKILEENGSNIHIISKIENQEGVVNLEEILEVSDGLMVARGDLGVEVPPEEVPLLQKEMIKRCNLLGKPVITATQMLDSMQRNPRPTRAEASDVANAIIDGTDAVMLSGETAAGKYPVEAVNMMATIAERAETALRYPELFSQLRKEHDRSITDSISQAVVYTSQNLGCSAIVTPTESGYTARMISKYRPQSPIIAVTTNEEVQRKLSLVWGVYPVVGESCDNTDDMLQTAIHAAYESNFVKQGDLIVITAGVPVGKTGSTNLMKVYVMGGVLLQGQGIGKKAVTGPVVIGNTADEIRKNMMDGAIIVTRSTDKDMMDSFERAAAVITEEGGLTSHAAIVGVSLNIPVVVGASNAMRVLKEEESITVDPIHGAIYSGEAKVL; via the coding sequence ATGCGTAAAACAAAGATTGTATGTACTATTGGTCCGGCGAGTGAAGAAATTTCTACTTTAAGAGAATTAATCCAAAATGGAATGAATGTAGCAAGACTGAATTTTTCACATGGTTCACATGAAGAGCATGGGCAACGGATTCATAATATCCGTCAAGCTGCCAAAGAAGAAGGAAAAGTAGTCTCTATTGTACTCGATACGAAAGGACCAGAGATTCGTACACGTGATCTAAAGGTAGATCAAGTAGAATTACAAACTGGACAGAAGTTTGTCCTGACCACTCAAGATATTCTTGGGGATCAAGAACGAGTAGCGGTGACTTATCAACAATTGCCTCAGGATGTACATGAAGGGGCAACCATTTTAATCGATGATGGTCTCATTGGCTTACGTGTGAAGGCTGTAAATGATACCGATATTATTTGTACTGTAGTCAATGGTGGAGTCTTAAAAAATAAAAAAGGCGTTAACATTCCTGGAGTCAAGGTGAATCTGCCTGGGATCACGGATAAAGATAAGTCTGATATCTTGTTTGGTATGGAGCAAAATGTAGATTTTATTGCTGCATCGTTTATCCGGAAAAAAGAGGACGTTTTAGAAATTCGCAAGATCCTGGAGGAGAATGGATCGAATATCCATATCATCTCCAAAATTGAGAACCAAGAGGGTGTTGTGAATCTAGAAGAGATTTTGGAAGTCTCGGATGGTCTCATGGTAGCTCGTGGTGATTTGGGAGTGGAAGTACCTCCAGAAGAAGTCCCCCTCTTGCAAAAAGAGATGATCAAGCGTTGTAATCTTCTTGGCAAGCCAGTAATCACCGCCACTCAGATGTTGGATTCTATGCAACGGAACCCTCGTCCAACCCGTGCAGAAGCGAGTGATGTTGCCAATGCGATTATTGACGGAACAGATGCAGTTATGCTATCTGGTGAGACAGCAGCTGGAAAATATCCTGTAGAAGCAGTAAATATGATGGCTACTATTGCAGAACGCGCAGAAACGGCACTACGTTATCCAGAACTATTTAGCCAACTTAGAAAAGAGCATGATCGTAGTATTACTGACTCGATTAGCCAAGCAGTCGTATATACTTCTCAAAACTTAGGATGTTCCGCGATTGTAACTCCAACCGAGAGCGGCTATACAGCGAGAATGATCTCCAAATACCGCCCTCAATCTCCCATTATTGCAGTTACGACGAATGAAGAAGTTCAACGCAAACTTTCCCTTGTGTGGGGTGTGTATCCCGTTGTAGGGGAAAGTTGTGATAATACCGATGATATGCTACAAACTGCGATCCATGCTGCTTATGAAAGCAACTTTGTCAAACAAGGTGACCTGATTGTGATTACAGCAGGTGTTCCAGTCGGAAAAACCGGAAGTACCAACCTAATGAAAGTGTATGTGATGGGTGGCGTGCTTTTACAAGGACAAGGTATTGGGAAAAAGGCTGTGACAGGACCTGTCGTGATTGGAAATACCGCAGATGAGATCCGCAAAAACATGATGGACGGTGCGATCATTGTAACTCGGAGCACTGATAAAGATATGATGGATTCATTTGAGCGTGCAGCGGCAGTGATTACCGAAGAGGGTGGGCTTACCTCCCATGCTGCGATCGTAGGAGTAAGTTTGAATATCCCAGTTGTAGTGGGTGCTTCTAATGCAATGCGTGTGTTGAAAGAGGAAGAGAGTATAACAGTAGATCCTATTCATGGAGCGATCTATTCAGGAGAAGCAAAGGTTCTATAA
- the mdh gene encoding malate dehydrogenase codes for MIRRRKISVIGGGFTGATTALMVAQKELGDVVLVDIPQAENPTKGKALDMLEASPVQGFDSNIVGTSDYADTKDSDLVIITAGIARKPGMSRDDLVNTNAKVMRAVTEQVVKYSPESIIVVLTNPVDAMTYEVYRTSGFPKHRVIGQSGVLDTARFRTFVAQELGVSVEDITGFVLGGHGDDMVPLVRYSYAGGIPLDKLIPQDRLDAIVERTRKGGGEIVSLLGNGSAYYAPAAALTQMAEAILKDKKRILPSIAYLEGEYGYHDLYLGVPTILGGNGIEKVIELELTEEEKLSLDRSASSVRKVMEVLPS; via the coding sequence ATGATTCGTCGACGTAAAATCTCAGTTATTGGCGGTGGCTTTACTGGAGCAACAACCGCACTGATGGTAGCACAAAAAGAACTAGGTGATGTAGTACTTGTTGATATCCCACAAGCAGAAAACCCAACAAAGGGAAAAGCGCTTGATATGTTAGAAGCGAGTCCTGTTCAAGGATTTGATAGCAATATTGTAGGGACATCGGACTATGCCGATACCAAAGATTCGGATCTCGTCATTATAACTGCTGGAATCGCTAGAAAACCTGGGATGAGCCGTGATGACTTGGTTAACACCAATGCAAAGGTTATGCGTGCCGTTACAGAACAAGTGGTGAAGTATTCTCCAGAATCCATTATCGTTGTATTAACCAACCCTGTAGATGCAATGACTTATGAAGTTTATCGTACATCTGGATTTCCTAAACATCGTGTAATTGGACAATCTGGAGTACTAGATACAGCTCGTTTCCGCACCTTTGTAGCACAAGAGTTGGGTGTATCGGTAGAAGACATAACTGGATTTGTACTAGGTGGCCATGGAGATGACATGGTTCCATTGGTTCGTTACTCTTACGCTGGTGGAATTCCACTAGATAAATTGATCCCTCAAGATCGTTTAGATGCGATCGTGGAACGCACTCGTAAAGGTGGCGGTGAAATCGTCAGCTTGCTAGGCAATGGTAGTGCATATTATGCTCCGGCTGCAGCCCTAACCCAAATGGCGGAAGCAATTTTAAAAGATAAGAAGCGTATCCTTCCTTCTATTGCTTACTTAGAAGGTGAGTATGGATACCATGATCTATATTTAGGCGTTCCAACGATCCTTGGTGGAAACGGGATCGAGAAAGTAATTGAACTAGAACTGACAGAAGAAGAGAAATTATCTTTGGATCGTTCAGCTAGTTCTGTTCGCAAAGTGATGGAAGTCCTACCTTCTTAA
- the icd gene encoding NADP-dependent isocitrate dehydrogenase, translated as MASLEKLAPPTSGEKITLDNGKLNVPNHPIIPFIEGDGIGPDIWAAAKRVLDAAVEKAYSGEKKIAWYEIFAGEKAKDQFGEWLPNDTLEAVREYFVAIKGPLTTPVGGGIRSLNVALRQELDLYVCLRPVRYFDGVPSPVKRPEDVNMVIFRENSEDIYAGIEWAAESEEAQKVIAFFQDELGVKKIRFPQTSGIGIKPVSKEGTERLVRAAIEYALHHGRKSVTLVHKGNIMKFTEGAFKTWGYELAEREYSDKVFTWAEYDRIKDEQGTQAANEAQAKAETDGKIIVKDVIADAFLQQILTRPKEYDVIATLNLNGDYISDALAAQVGGIGIAPGANINYVSGHAIFEATHGTAPKYAGQDKVNPGSVILSGVLMLEHLGWQEAADLIYQSMSKTIQDKTVTYDFARLMDGAKEVKCSEFADCLIENL; from the coding sequence ATGGCTTCATTGGAAAAATTAGCACCACCTACATCAGGTGAGAAGATTACGTTAGATAATGGAAAATTAAACGTTCCAAATCATCCTATCATTCCATTTATTGAAGGAGATGGGATCGGTCCTGACATTTGGGCAGCTGCCAAGCGTGTGCTCGACGCAGCAGTTGAGAAAGCATATTCTGGGGAGAAAAAAATTGCTTGGTATGAAATTTTTGCTGGGGAAAAGGCAAAGGATCAATTCGGTGAATGGCTTCCAAATGATACGTTAGAAGCAGTTCGTGAATACTTTGTTGCCATCAAAGGTCCCCTCACTACTCCAGTGGGTGGTGGGATCCGTTCTTTGAACGTGGCGTTGCGTCAAGAGTTGGATCTGTACGTCTGTTTACGTCCGGTTCGCTACTTTGACGGTGTTCCTTCCCCTGTAAAACGTCCAGAAGATGTGAATATGGTTATATTCCGCGAAAACTCAGAAGATATCTATGCAGGAATTGAATGGGCTGCTGAATCTGAAGAGGCACAAAAGGTCATTGCTTTCTTCCAAGATGAGTTGGGAGTAAAGAAGATCCGTTTCCCTCAAACCTCTGGAATCGGGATCAAACCGGTCTCCAAAGAAGGAACAGAACGTTTGGTACGTGCAGCTATTGAATATGCACTCCATCATGGTCGTAAGAGTGTCACCCTAGTACATAAAGGGAACATTATGAAATTCACAGAGGGTGCATTCAAGACATGGGGATATGAGCTAGCGGAACGAGAGTATTCAGACAAAGTGTTTACATGGGCAGAATATGACCGAATCAAGGATGAACAAGGAACGCAAGCTGCCAATGAGGCACAAGCAAAAGCAGAAACAGACGGCAAAATAATCGTCAAAGATGTGATTGCAGATGCTTTCTTGCAACAAATCTTAACACGTCCGAAAGAGTACGATGTTATTGCAACTCTCAACTTGAATGGGGACTATATATCAGATGCTTTGGCTGCTCAAGTAGGAGGCATCGGGATCGCACCTGGAGCTAATATTAACTATGTTTCTGGTCATGCGATTTTTGAAGCCACTCATGGAACTGCACCAAAGTATGCTGGACAGGATAAAGTAAATCCAGGCTCTGTCATTCTATCAGGTGTTCTCATGCTAGAACATCTGGGTTGGCAAGAAGCTGCAGATTTAATCTATCAGTCGATGAGCAAAACGATTCAGGACAAAACAGTTACCTATGACTTTGCTCGTCTAATGGATGGAGCAAAAGAAGTGAAGTGCTCTGAGTTTGCTGATTGTCTAATTGAAAATCTATAG
- a CDS encoding response regulator transcription factor, whose protein sequence is MSKRILVVDDEASIVKLVQFNLEKEGYQVDVAMDGETALQKARQNPPDLMVLDLMLPVIDGLEVCKRVQQENLAIPILMLTAKSDEFDKVLGLELGADDYLTKPFSPREMIARVKAVLRRFEKAQKVKASEPKEVHMIIGDLVIDPEAYEVTLAQNRLELTPKEFELLVYLANHRGKVLSRDQLLNAVWNYDYVGDSRIVDVHVSHLREKIEEDTRNPIYIKTVRGIGYKFEGPRT, encoded by the coding sequence GTGAGTAAACGTATATTAGTCGTAGATGATGAGGCATCAATCGTGAAACTGGTCCAATTCAACTTGGAAAAAGAAGGATACCAGGTTGATGTTGCGATGGATGGAGAAACAGCACTGCAAAAGGCTAGACAGAATCCTCCCGATTTAATGGTATTGGACTTAATGCTTCCCGTTATTGATGGTCTGGAAGTCTGTAAACGAGTTCAACAAGAAAATCTTGCGATTCCCATTTTGATGCTGACAGCAAAATCAGATGAATTTGACAAAGTATTAGGATTAGAGCTTGGTGCAGATGATTATTTAACCAAACCGTTTAGCCCACGTGAGATGATCGCAAGAGTTAAGGCGGTCTTACGTCGTTTTGAGAAGGCACAAAAAGTAAAAGCAAGTGAACCAAAAGAAGTACATATGATCATCGGTGACTTAGTGATTGATCCAGAAGCATATGAGGTAACGTTGGCCCAAAATCGATTAGAGCTTACTCCAAAGGAATTCGAATTGCTAGTATACCTAGCCAATCATCGAGGGAAGGTACTTTCGCGCGATCAACTATTAAATGCAGTTTGGAACTATGATTATGTAGGAGACTCCCGAATTGTGGATGTTCATGTTAGCCATTTACGAGAGAAAATCGAAGAAGATACACGAAACCCAATCTATATCAAAACCGTGAGAGGGATTGGATATAAGTTTGAGGGACCAAGGACATGA
- a CDS encoding acyl-CoA thioesterase, producing MGTETKVFETDVRVRYQETDQMGVVYHANYLVWFEVGRTSLIRELGYTYSDLEKKGIILPVVEVHANYRAPAHYEDELTIRSYVQEMTGSKLVFGYEVYRESDEKMLTTGHSKHIWCSKEMKRINLEKLYPEIYQVLTKAL from the coding sequence ATGGGAACCGAAACAAAAGTGTTTGAGACCGATGTTCGAGTACGCTATCAAGAAACGGATCAAATGGGTGTCGTTTATCACGCCAATTATCTCGTTTGGTTTGAGGTGGGAAGAACTTCCCTCATTCGAGAACTTGGTTACACATATAGTGATCTAGAGAAGAAAGGTATTATCTTGCCTGTAGTAGAGGTTCATGCTAACTATCGGGCACCAGCTCATTATGAGGATGAGTTGACCATTCGAAGCTATGTGCAAGAAATGACTGGCAGTAAATTAGTTTTTGGATATGAGGTATATCGAGAATCAGATGAAAAAATGCTTACTACAGGGCATTCTAAACATATATGGTGCAGTAAAGAGATGAAACGCATTAACCTGGAAAAATTGTATCCGGAGATTTATCAAGTGTTGACGAAGGCTTTATAA